In Calothrix sp. PCC 7507, one DNA window encodes the following:
- a CDS encoding protein kinase — MNTIIGQKLSGRYQILKQIGGGGFSFTFLAEDMQRPGNPQCVVKQFKPMSTSEYALRESKRLFYKEAEILEKLGNHDRIPRLLAHFEEEQEFYLVQEYIEGHDLSKEIFSGKKLSEPYVFKLLQDIIEILIFVHQQGVIHRDIKPHNIMRKRDVRLC; from the coding sequence ATGAATACAATAATTGGTCAAAAGCTTAGTGGACGTTACCAAATTCTCAAACAAATTGGGGGAGGAGGATTTAGTTTTACTTTCTTAGCCGAAGATATGCAACGCCCAGGGAATCCTCAGTGCGTTGTTAAACAGTTTAAACCAATGTCTACTAGCGAATATGCTTTACGAGAATCAAAACGGTTGTTTTACAAAGAAGCAGAGATTTTAGAAAAGTTAGGGAATCATGATAGAATCCCCCGACTCTTAGCTCACTTTGAAGAAGAGCAGGAATTCTATTTAGTTCAAGAATATATCGAAGGTCACGACCTAAGCAAAGAAATATTTTCAGGTAAAAAGTTGAGTGAGCCTTATGTGTTTAAACTTTTACAAGATATTATAGAAATTTTGATATTTGTTCATCAACAAGGTGTAATTCACCGCGATATTAAACCGCATAATATAATGCGAAAACGAGATGTAAGATTGTGCTGA
- a CDS encoding type II toxin-antitoxin system ParD family antitoxin, with protein MKTFVEEQVTKGGYASISEYLLELINQDQQRKVQETIEELLIEGLESGEAIEVTDEWWAQKRIHLVNKPLQRQ; from the coding sequence ATGAAAACCTTTGTTGAGGAACAAGTTACAAAAGGTGGGTATGCTTCAATCAGTGAATATCTTTTAGAGTTAATCAATCAAGATCAACAGCGCAAAGTTCAAGAAACGATAGAGGAACTTTTAATTGAAGGGCTTGAGAGTGGAGAAGCAATAGAAGTAACTGATGAGTGGTGGGCACAAAAACGTATACACCTAGTGAACAAGCCGCTTCAAAGACAATAA
- a CDS encoding type II toxin-antitoxin system RelE/ParE family toxin, with the protein MAQENPDAALHFFDAVRETFAQLAKMPGMGRVYKV; encoded by the coding sequence ATTGCCCAAGAAAACCCTGATGCTGCACTCCATTTTTTTGATGCTGTTAGAGAGACTTTTGCACAGTTAGCAAAAATGCCTGGAATGGGTAGAGTGTATAAAGTGTAG
- a CDS encoding tetratricopeptide repeat protein, whose amino-acid sequence MADFNTAININPNYADAYVGRGLARYKLGDDQAAIADYNQALKINPNSDLAYKNRGVARSALGDKQGAIADYNQALKINPNDAEAYGNRGNARFALGDKQGAIADWKKAADLFREQGKTRLYQKALDLIRDLETSSLK is encoded by the coding sequence ATCGCTGATTTCAACACCGCCATTAACATTAATCCTAACTATGCGGATGCCTACGTCGGGCGGGGTTTAGCCCGCTACAAATTGGGAGACGATCAAGCGGCAATTGCTGATTACAACCAAGCTCTCAAAATTAATCCTAACTCTGACTTAGCCTACAAAAACCGGGGTGTAGCCCGCTCTGCATTGGGAGACAAGCAAGGGGCGATCGCTGATTACAATCAAGCTCTCAAAATTAATCCCAACGATGCCGAAGCCTACGGCAACCGGGGTAATGCCCGCTTTGCGTTGGGAGATAAGCAAGGGGCGATCGCTGATTGGAAAAAAGCAGCAGACCTGTTTCGAGAACAAGGAAAAACGCGACTATATCAAAAAGCGCTGGATTTAATTAGAGACCTTGAAACTTCAAGCTTGAAATGA
- a CDS encoding trypsin-like peptidase domain-containing protein, whose product MKFYYQLTPALIGVTIALVQTKVAMALSPTEVNNIAKQITVLIQSKKPRYGSGVIIKKEGNTYTVLTAAHVVEVQDNYEIITPDGQRYALNYSSVKPMPGVDLAVAQFTSSQNYNLAKIGNSDSSTEGTAAYVAGFPAPTFAINQSVYTFSNGTITANASKPLRDGYALVYSNNTSEGMSGGAVLNEKGELIAVHGRADLDTKEIKTGFNLGIPINTFLRLSAKTGVDVGVSAPNTPVATAPKADDFFIQAGEKYQKRDYKGAIADYTSALKINPNFALAYNNRGLTHSVLGD is encoded by the coding sequence ATGAAATTTTATTATCAACTTACACCAGCACTAATTGGAGTCACCATCGCCCTTGTGCAAACCAAAGTGGCTATGGCTCTATCACCAACTGAAGTTAATAACATTGCTAAACAAATCACAGTGCTGATTCAAAGTAAAAAGCCCAGATATGGTTCTGGAGTAATTATTAAGAAAGAGGGCAATACTTACACTGTTCTCACAGCGGCTCATGTAGTAGAAGTCCAAGATAATTATGAAATTATCACTCCTGATGGTCAACGTTATGCACTCAATTACAGCAGTGTCAAACCAATGCCAGGAGTAGACTTAGCTGTAGCGCAGTTTACCAGCAGTCAAAATTATAATCTAGCTAAGATAGGCAACTCTGATAGCAGCACAGAAGGCACAGCCGCTTATGTCGCTGGGTTTCCAGCACCAACATTTGCCATTAATCAGTCAGTCTACACTTTTAGCAATGGGACAATTACGGCTAATGCGTCAAAACCATTACGTGATGGTTATGCTTTGGTCTACAGCAATAATACCTCAGAAGGGATGAGTGGTGGTGCGGTATTGAATGAAAAAGGTGAACTGATTGCAGTTCACGGTAGAGCAGATTTAGATACCAAAGAAATTAAAACAGGCTTTAATTTAGGCATTCCCATTAATACCTTTTTGCGATTGTCAGCAAAAACTGGGGTAGATGTGGGAGTTTCTGCACCTAACACACCTGTCGCTACAGCACCCAAGGCTGATGATTTCTTTATTCAGGCTGGAGAGAAGTATCAAAAAAGAGACTATAAAGGAGCGATCGCTGATTACACCTCTGCGCTCAAAATTAATCCCAACTTTGCCCTTGCTTACAACAATCGAGGTTTAACCCACTCTGTTTTGGGAGACTAA
- a CDS encoding DUF5615 family PIN-like protein translates to MARLYTDENFPLPVVEFLRTFGHDVLTARDAGNANLRIPDENVLAFALSNERAVLTRNRRDFMRLHRLQADHAGIIVCTEGSDFESLATRIHEAIATAKSLKGKLIRVNRPSA, encoded by the coding sequence TTGGCACGGCTCTATACAGATGAAAACTTCCCATTACCCGTTGTAGAATTTCTACGCACTTTTGGTCACGATGTATTAACAGCGAGGGATGCAGGAAATGCAAATTTGAGAATTCCTGATGAAAATGTGTTAGCTTTTGCTTTGAGTAATGAGCGAGCAGTTTTGACGCGCAATCGCCGTGATTTTATGCGATTGCACCGATTACAAGCAGACCATGCTGGTATTATTGTCTGCACAGAAGGGTCAGATTTTGAAAGTTTGGCAACACGCATTCATGAGGCGATCGCTACAGCAAAAAGCTTAAAAGGAAAGTTAATCCGCGTCAATCGTCCATCAGCATGA
- a CDS encoding DUF433 domain-containing protein, with protein MTLQELEAQLHALNPTEKAEAIQILTKTLSKGSLGITKTPGVCGGDACIAKTRLPVWSLLNDRRLGMSDAQILEAFPHLTAADLVNAWAYADANPEEIEQAIRENEEIMLENLEY; from the coding sequence ATGACACTCCAAGAACTAGAAGCACAACTTCATGCATTAAATCCCACTGAAAAAGCAGAAGCCATACAAATATTAACTAAAACCTTAAGCAAAGGTTCATTAGGAATTACCAAAACTCCTGGTGTGTGTGGTGGCGATGCTTGTATTGCTAAAACTCGCCTTCCAGTTTGGTCGCTGCTAAATGACCGTCGTCTGGGGATGAGTGATGCTCAGATTTTAGAAGCATTTCCACATCTGACGGCAGCTGATTTAGTAAATGCTTGGGCTTATGCAGACGCAAACCCAGAAGAAATTGAACAAGCAATCCGAGAAAATGAGGAAATAATGCTAGAAAATCTGGAATATTGA
- a CDS encoding PAS domain S-box protein encodes MDETVKSLHTPDCQQEAITLLSKIAANLPGMIFQFLQRQDGSPFLVNVSSGCRELYELEPEAIRADFQVLHRLIHPQDIDAFAASVAVAVASLSPWRWEGRIITPSGKLKWIQGVSQLERQANGDLLWEGLVMDITDRKQIEAQLRTSEMRYKAILDAIPDLMFRINRDGQYLDLKDDGTNVVLSKEEIIGKNLRDLLPSDVAVIGQEAIAKTLSSHDLQICEYQLPSPLGLRDYEARLVVSGPDEVLAIVRDITERKQAEASLKRLAQKFSKAFRCSPNAITISTLNEGRYVEVNDSFVRLSGYQRDEAVGRTAFELDMWVQRRDRLKLLEELQTQGFVRNLEVEFRTKSGVIMTALLSAEVVDLDGVSCILAITNDITERKQVEAQLRLSAQRDRLLTQTLARIRSSLNLDQILQTTVSEVRQFLQADRVFIGLNDAKGGGKAVAESVNPNYPSILGWTNDDKTYLQELKRLLTSDRVRLVEDVSQIPVSPKLQAHYQQFHTRATLAVPIMLGDELFGALVANQCSGPRHWQTIEIDLLQQMSEQLAIAIQQSFIYQELAELNTNLEQQVEERTAQLQQKMQELGELQRVKDVVLHTVAHDLRTAVMGNLMVLKNLLNSGGEGAGSMEQRQSPLHPAPCSPASSSPIPVSRSIIERMMQGNDRQLGMIDSLMEMHCCEGKGIVLRRELVSLSTLLKSALQDLQPILNQNQATLKNLIPQHLPLVLADSGKIHRLLVNLFTHRLQHNPPGLNFTLKATVADEMIRIQIRDDGVAMSKLECDRLFNLHIPDPQGPCLTGVALKMYLGRQIIQAHGGEIGVISHRQRGLTFWFTLPL; translated from the coding sequence GTGGATGAAACTGTTAAGTCACTGCATACACCAGATTGTCAACAAGAGGCTATTACTCTGCTATCGAAAATTGCTGCAAATTTACCGGGGATGATTTTTCAATTTCTCCAGCGGCAAGATGGTTCTCCGTTTCTCGTTAATGTTAGTTCAGGTTGTCGAGAACTGTATGAATTAGAACCAGAAGCGATTCGGGCAGATTTTCAGGTGCTGCATCGACTGATTCATCCCCAGGATATAGATGCTTTCGCCGCCTCTGTGGCAGTTGCTGTTGCCAGTTTATCACCTTGGCGTTGGGAAGGTCGCATTATTACACCCAGCGGTAAACTCAAGTGGATTCAAGGTGTTTCCCAATTAGAACGACAAGCCAATGGTGACTTGCTTTGGGAGGGTTTGGTAATGGATATTACAGACCGCAAACAAATAGAAGCACAATTACGAACAAGTGAGATGCGCTACAAAGCAATTTTGGATGCTATCCCCGATTTAATGTTTCGGATTAACCGCGATGGTCAATATCTCGATTTGAAAGATGATGGTACAAATGTTGTGCTTTCAAAAGAAGAGATCATTGGTAAAAATTTGCGGGATTTATTGCCTAGTGATGTGGCTGTAATTGGTCAAGAGGCGATCGCTAAAACTTTGAGTTCTCATGATTTGCAAATTTGTGAATATCAACTGCCATCGCCGTTAGGATTGCGAGATTATGAGGCGCGGTTGGTAGTTAGTGGCCCAGACGAAGTCCTAGCCATTGTCCGAGATATTACAGAACGCAAACAAGCAGAAGCTAGTCTAAAAAGACTAGCGCAAAAGTTTTCTAAAGCTTTTCGTTGCAGTCCCAATGCTATTACTATCAGTACTCTCAATGAAGGACGCTATGTAGAAGTTAACGATAGTTTTGTCAGACTCTCAGGTTATCAGCGAGACGAAGCAGTTGGTCGTACCGCTTTTGAGTTAGATATGTGGGTACAGCGGCGCGATCGCCTGAAATTATTAGAGGAGTTGCAAACGCAGGGATTTGTCCGCAACTTAGAGGTGGAATTCCGCACTAAGTCTGGTGTGATCATGACAGCATTGCTATCAGCAGAGGTAGTTGATTTAGATGGTGTCTCCTGCATCCTGGCAATCACTAATGATATTACAGAACGCAAGCAGGTAGAAGCACAATTACGCCTCTCGGCACAGCGCGATCGCTTGTTGACACAAACTTTAGCACGAATTCGGTCATCGCTCAATTTAGACCAAATTCTCCAAACTACTGTCTCGGAAGTCCGGCAATTTCTGCAAGCAGACCGGGTGTTTATTGGTTTAAATGATGCTAAAGGCGGCGGTAAAGCCGTCGCTGAATCGGTAAATCCAAATTATCCATCAATCTTAGGTTGGACAAATGATGATAAAACTTATCTCCAAGAATTGAAACGTTTATTAACTAGCGATCGCGTGCGTTTAGTCGAAGATGTCAGTCAAATTCCCGTCTCTCCCAAATTGCAAGCACACTATCAACAATTCCACACACGGGCTACCTTGGCTGTGCCAATTATGCTTGGTGATGAATTATTTGGGGCGTTGGTTGCTAATCAATGTTCTGGCCCCCGTCATTGGCAAACCATCGAGATTGATTTGCTACAGCAGATGTCAGAACAATTAGCGATCGCTATTCAACAAAGCTTTATTTACCAAGAACTCGCCGAACTCAACACAAATTTAGAACAGCAAGTAGAAGAACGCACTGCCCAACTACAACAAAAAATGCAGGAACTTGGAGAACTGCAACGAGTAAAAGATGTAGTGTTACACACTGTAGCCCATGATTTGCGAACCGCAGTCATGGGTAATTTAATGGTACTCAAAAATTTGCTTAACAGTGGAGGAGAGGGAGCCGGAAGCATGGAGCAGAGACAATCTCCTTTGCACCCCGCTCCCTGCTCCCCTGCCTCTTCATCCCCAATTCCTGTTTCCCGTTCCATTATTGAACGGATGATGCAAGGGAATGACCGCCAATTGGGGATGATTGACTCACTGATGGAAATGCATTGTTGCGAAGGTAAGGGAATTGTCCTGCGGCGTGAGCTTGTCTCTTTGAGTACATTGCTAAAGTCTGCGCTTCAGGACTTACAGCCAATACTCAACCAAAATCAAGCAACGCTAAAGAACCTGATACCACAGCATTTACCTTTAGTGCTAGCTGATTCAGGGAAAATACATAGACTTTTAGTAAATTTATTTACACATAGATTGCAACACAATCCGCCAGGATTGAATTTTACTCTCAAAGCCACAGTTGCAGACGAAATGATCCGCATTCAGATTCGAGATGACGGTGTAGCTATGAGCAAACTAGAATGCGATCGCCTATTCAATCTACATATACCCGATCCCCAAGGCCCTTGTTTAACAGGCGTTGCTTTAAAAATGTATCTTGGCCGGCAAATTATTCAAGCACACGGCGGTGAAATCGGCGTTATTAGCCACCGCCAGCGTGGGTTAACGTTCTGGTTCACCTTACCATTATAA
- a CDS encoding ATP-binding protein: MGSLLKTLQMWWKKATRGVITNNHQDKEWLANRQRFLWQRLHLWLWLALVCLLSFTLRDIYDLFFPLRELQNLPESLRIHGLFINLAMLVSLLVYFALRKTNFGHRYPGLLFLGSSWSVGLASQLFATLKGFALPDTLGWSLLFFSQATFIPVCWRLHLISQVGVLIYYFGVNTALGLQAPIPEHPEIYNVTFILYVFWLCAICDIGVYLYDRLQRSEFYARRELESAYHKLEATEAKYRSIFENAVEGIFQSSTDGRYITANPALANIYGYSFPEEVTANFTDIERQLYVDPKRRAEFVRLIEQDGRVSEFESQIYRRDGSIVWISEKAYAVRDEQGKLLYYEGLIEDITQRKQAQEALRVFFHAVSHDLRNPVLGTLMVLKNLLKDDGLEERRGQGAGSREQGDSPLHPAPRTPASLPPITVSRAILERMAQSSDRQLKLINSLMEAHVSEVQGVVLQCQPLQLHTVVGDAIADLEPMLVENQATLTNLVNADLPLVNADPTQLWRVFSNLIVNAIKHNPPGLRLTINAIFEADNIYCTVSDNGVGISQQQSEHLFDLYFRSSNNRNSISLGLGLYLCKKIINAHGGEIGVNSALKAGATFWFTLPIS, from the coding sequence ATGGGTAGCTTATTAAAAACATTACAAATGTGGTGGAAAAAGGCAACTAGGGGGGTAATCACAAATAATCACCAGGACAAGGAGTGGCTGGCTAATAGACAGCGCTTTTTGTGGCAGAGGTTACATCTATGGTTATGGCTGGCGTTGGTGTGCTTGTTAAGCTTTACCCTGCGAGACATTTATGACTTATTTTTCCCTCTGAGAGAGTTGCAAAACCTGCCAGAGTCGCTCAGAATTCATGGGCTATTCATCAATCTTGCCATGCTTGTGAGCTTACTTGTTTACTTTGCGTTGCGTAAAACTAACTTTGGTCATCGTTATCCAGGACTGTTATTTTTAGGTTCATCTTGGTCAGTGGGTTTAGCATCGCAGTTGTTCGCCACCCTCAAAGGTTTTGCACTACCCGATACATTAGGTTGGTCGTTGCTGTTTTTTAGCCAAGCTACATTTATCCCAGTTTGCTGGCGATTGCATCTGATCTCTCAGGTGGGTGTACTGATTTACTATTTTGGGGTTAACACAGCACTGGGTCTACAAGCACCAATACCCGAACATCCAGAAATATATAACGTGACATTTATTTTGTATGTTTTTTGGCTATGTGCTATCTGTGACATTGGTGTTTACTTGTACGATCGCCTACAACGTTCTGAGTTTTATGCTCGCAGAGAGCTTGAATCTGCCTACCATAAGCTAGAAGCTACAGAAGCTAAATATCGTAGTATCTTTGAAAACGCGGTCGAAGGCATATTTCAAAGCAGTACTGATGGGCGCTATATTACAGCCAATCCCGCATTAGCAAATATTTACGGATACTCATTTCCGGAGGAAGTTACAGCCAACTTCACTGATATTGAACGTCAATTGTATGTTGACCCCAAGCGTCGTGCAGAGTTTGTGCGCTTGATTGAACAGGATGGTAGAGTCTCAGAGTTTGAATCGCAAATTTATCGCCGAGATGGAAGCATTGTTTGGATTTCCGAGAAAGCCTATGCAGTCCGAGACGAACAGGGAAAACTACTTTATTACGAAGGCTTGATTGAAGATATCACACAACGCAAACAAGCCCAAGAAGCGCTAAGAGTATTTTTCCATGCAGTTTCCCATGATTTACGTAACCCAGTGCTGGGAACTTTAATGGTGCTGAAGAATTTGCTCAAAGATGACGGACTAGAAGAACGCAGGGGGCAGGGGGCAGGGAGCAGGGAGCAGGGAGACTCCCCCTTGCACCCTGCTCCCCGCACCCCTGCCTCTTTACCCCCAATCACTGTTTCCCGTGCGATTTTAGAGCGAATGGCGCAAAGTAGCGATCGCCAACTCAAATTAATTAACTCGTTGATGGAAGCCCATGTCAGTGAGGTACAGGGCGTTGTCCTACAGTGTCAACCGTTACAATTGCATACGGTGGTGGGAGATGCGATCGCAGATTTAGAGCCAATGCTGGTAGAAAATCAAGCGACGCTCACAAATTTAGTTAACGCAGATTTACCTCTAGTGAATGCCGACCCCACTCAATTATGGCGGGTATTCTCGAATTTAATTGTCAATGCGATCAAACATAATCCTCCAGGGTTGCGATTAACAATTAACGCAATTTTTGAAGCAGATAATATATATTGCACAGTTAGTGATAACGGCGTAGGTATCAGTCAACAACAAAGTGAACACTTATTTGACCTTTATTTCCGCTCTAGTAATAATCGCAATTCTATCAGTTTGGGATTGGGTTTGTATCTCTGCAAAAAAATCATTAACGCCCACGGTGGCGAAATTGGCGTCAATAGTGCCTTGAAAGCAGGAGCCACATTCTGGTTTACATTACCCATCAGTTAA
- a CDS encoding LD-carboxypeptidase, which produces MLINRRQFLTSLGLSILAVQMPTLTAQSKLSPNTIIKPPRLRIGDTVGLIAPAGIVDDEDIAAAQRSVSGLGLKVKLGAHILDRYGYLAGKDVDRAEDLNAMFSDRAVNAIIAMRGGWGCNRILPLLDYTSIRSHPKILMGYSDITSLLLAINARSRLITFHGPVATSTWNQLTTDYLQRILFNGEAVTMQNLNIGDVQVELIAPGKARGKLVGGNLSVLSAMVGSPYLPSWNKSILFVEEISEDVYRVDRMLTQLKNAGILNQIAGFIFGQCTNCASGDEPNFTLMQVLQEHIIPLGIPAWYGSMIGHIKDKFTVPVGAEVEINANAGTIQMLDAAVNS; this is translated from the coding sequence ATGCTCATCAATCGCCGCCAATTCCTCACTAGTCTGGGACTATCTATCTTAGCCGTGCAAATGCCAACACTAACCGCTCAAAGTAAGCTATCACCAAACACTATCATCAAGCCACCCCGTTTACGCATCGGCGATACCGTCGGATTGATTGCGCCTGCAGGTATCGTTGACGATGAAGATATCGCAGCAGCCCAGCGCTCCGTATCAGGTTTAGGCTTAAAAGTCAAGTTAGGGGCGCATATTTTAGATCGTTATGGCTATTTGGCGGGTAAAGATGTTGACCGTGCTGAGGATCTCAATGCCATGTTTAGCGATCGCGCTGTCAACGCAATTATCGCCATGCGCGGTGGCTGGGGTTGTAACCGAATTTTACCCTTACTGGACTATACCAGCATCCGCTCCCATCCCAAAATTCTCATGGGGTACAGTGATATTACTTCTTTATTATTAGCAATCAATGCTCGCAGTCGATTGATTACTTTTCATGGCCCAGTGGCGACCTCTACCTGGAATCAATTGACAACGGATTATCTCCAGCGCATCCTATTCAATGGAGAAGCAGTAACAATGCAAAATCTCAACATTGGAGATGTGCAAGTAGAGTTAATAGCGCCGGGAAAAGCTAGAGGTAAATTGGTGGGTGGGAACTTATCAGTACTATCAGCAATGGTGGGTTCACCTTATCTACCTTCATGGAATAAAAGCATCCTATTTGTGGAAGAAATTAGTGAAGATGTTTACCGTGTAGATAGGATGCTGACACAGTTAAAAAATGCGGGAATACTAAATCAAATTGCTGGCTTTATATTTGGACAATGTACTAATTGTGCATCTGGAGATGAACCAAATTTTACTCTCATGCAAGTATTACAAGAGCATATAATTCCCTTAGGAATTCCGGCTTGGTATGGTTCAATGATTGGTCATATCAAAGATAAATTTACGGTTCCTGTGGGTGCGGAAGTAGAAATTAACGCCAACGCGGGGACAATACAGATGTTAGATGCGGCTGTTAACAGTTAA
- a CDS encoding Lin0512 family protein, which translates to MARKRLIIEMGMGIDQHGQEPTVAAARAVRNAIAHNALPGVWEVAGLNDPNDMIVEVQVAVPYPEQVQAEEVLAVLPFGRKTLTVESGGMVVQGRAIPSLNDKNDEMLIAIAAVTVLIETE; encoded by the coding sequence ATGGCGCGTAAACGCTTGATTATTGAGATGGGGATGGGAATTGATCAGCATGGACAAGAACCAACCGTAGCAGCGGCTAGAGCGGTACGTAATGCGATCGCTCACAATGCTTTACCCGGTGTTTGGGAAGTCGCTGGCTTAAATGACCCCAACGACATGATTGTAGAAGTCCAGGTAGCAGTACCCTACCCAGAACAAGTACAAGCAGAGGAAGTACTAGCTGTACTGCCTTTTGGCCGCAAAACCCTGACTGTAGAATCTGGCGGGATGGTGGTTCAAGGACGCGCCATTCCCTCCCTCAATGATAAAAATGACGAAATGTTGATAGCTATTGCGGCAGTGACTGTTTTGATTGAGACTGAATAA
- a CDS encoding DUF3598 family protein translates to MTLLQAQHWEKLFGDLTLEKKSLYGVWTVYSPAQEIIKSSQGIRTLQANADKTVITHTNQFPSADRTTLEKQWQIAKATCNLPDGLLHPADPSKRAFALFNYGATAWVPQKLELGRGFSVELFLKSPDGNTSIGSIYAENGDLEKILYLRESLSSFPDILPLGTEVTTLPGNWIGSQVSITPDLKITDAEVITEFVLDPTLGKNKSFFLPDSVVVNIPDRVKLGDAFDIVAGKLVAENEYKRLTAKYNHAGDFVLLISEVFNLTDEAKANTN, encoded by the coding sequence ATGACACTTCTCCAAGCACAACATTGGGAAAAATTATTTGGTGACCTGACACTAGAGAAGAAATCTCTGTATGGTGTCTGGACTGTCTATTCTCCAGCACAAGAAATTATCAAATCTTCTCAAGGTATCAGGACTTTGCAGGCTAATGCAGATAAAACAGTGATTACGCACACAAATCAATTTCCATCTGCTGACAGAACTACCCTAGAAAAGCAATGGCAAATTGCAAAAGCCACTTGTAATTTACCTGATGGATTATTGCATCCAGCCGACCCATCAAAAAGAGCATTTGCCCTTTTCAATTATGGTGCTACTGCTTGGGTTCCCCAAAAACTGGAATTGGGACGCGGTTTTTCGGTGGAATTATTTTTAAAATCCCCGGATGGCAATACTAGTATAGGTAGTATCTATGCGGAAAATGGAGATTTAGAGAAAATATTATATCTGCGGGAATCTTTAAGTAGCTTTCCTGATATATTACCACTGGGTACAGAAGTTACAACTTTGCCAGGAAATTGGATTGGTTCACAAGTATCTATAACTCCTGATTTAAAAATAACAGATGCCGAAGTAATAACGGAGTTTGTGTTAGATCCGACTTTGGGAAAAAACAAGTCTTTCTTCTTACCTGATAGCGTTGTAGTAAATATTCCTGACAGGGTGAAGCTGGGAGATGCATTTGACATAGTAGCTGGGAAGCTAGTTGCGGAAAATGAGTATAAACGCCTCACAGCTAAATATAATCATGCTGGTGATTTTGTGTTATTGATTTCTGAAGTCTTTAATTTGACAGATGAGGCAAAAGCAAATACAAATTGA
- a CDS encoding nuclear transport factor 2 family protein produces MSSVAIETVVAAYFANIAAMNPEGWVENFAEDAVSYDPVGEPPTKVHEGFRQFIGQLQAVFAKLEPTIEHIFVAGQAAAVKWTMLGFSKSGKSVSFEGITIFEINAEGKIQTIRAYWNPATMVAQLRS; encoded by the coding sequence ATGTCAAGTGTCGCCATTGAAACAGTAGTCGCCGCCTATTTTGCCAATATAGCAGCCATGAATCCCGAAGGATGGGTAGAGAACTTTGCAGAAGATGCTGTGAGTTACGATCCAGTAGGCGAACCACCTACAAAAGTTCATGAAGGATTTCGTCAGTTTATTGGGCAGTTACAAGCAGTTTTTGCAAAACTAGAACCAACAATTGAACACATCTTCGTTGCTGGACAAGCAGCCGCTGTCAAGTGGACAATGTTAGGATTTAGCAAGAGTGGCAAATCAGTCAGCTTTGAGGGCATTACAATTTTCGAGATTAACGCAGAGGGTAAAATTCAAACTATTCGGGCTTACTGGAATCCGGCGACAATGGTAGCTCAGTTGCGCTCTTAA